GCGCGAAGGCGGCGGCGATCTGGCCGTTCACGCGGACACTCCTGCGCCTTGCGTCCCAAGCCGCGCCGCCAGCCTCGTCGCCTGCCGACGGGGCGCCTCCAGCAACGCGCGGGCATCCGGATCGGTGGTGGTCGCCAGGAGTACGCCCGGCGCGCCATCGGCGACGATCCGACCGGACTTGAGCACGACGATGCGGTCGGCCAGCAGCACCGCCTCGGCCATGTCGTGTGTGACCATCACCGTCGTCAGGCCCAGCCGCTCATGCAGGGCGCGGTAGTCGTCACCAAGCGCCTCACGGATCAACGGGTCCAGCGCGCCGAAGGGTTCGTCCAGCAGCATGATGGCCGGCTCAGCCGCAAGCGCACGGGCGACACCGATGCGCTGTCGTTGGCCGCCGGACAGTTCCGAAGGCGCGCGGTTAGCCATTTCCTGAGGCAAGGCGACGAGGTCGAGCAGTTCGCCAATCCGGGCCTTGACCCGCCCCGCGTTCCAACCGGCCAGCTTCGGCCCGATCGCCAGGTTCTCGGCGATGGTCATGTGCGGGAAGAGACCCACTTCCTGAAAGGCGTAGCCGATCCGCCGGCGCAGCACGTGGGCCGGAAGGCCCGTCACGTCCTCGCCCAGCACGCGGACCAAGCCCTCGTCCGGCTTGGACAGGCGGTTGATCGACTTCAACAGGGAGGTCTTGCCGCTGCCCGAGCCGCCGACCAGGGCGACGAACTGACCGCGGGGCACTGAGAGGCTCACGCCGTCCAGCGCCGACTGCCGGCCATAGCGCTTGGCGACGCTTTCGAGGTCGATCACAGACTCAGCCATGGTCTAGGATAGATATGCGCCGCCCCCCACGGCAACCCGCGTACGGCGCGAGGCATTTCCCTCCCGCCATCCAGCAAGAGGTTTCAGTCATGCACAAGCTCATCATCGCCGCCGTCAGCGCCGCGCTCCTGGCTGCTCCGGCCGTTGCGCAAACCCCCGCCGCCGCAAAACCCGCGGTCGCCTCGGCGAAGCTCGCCGGCCCGGCCGGCGCCGACCTCGGCATGGTCACCTTCACCGAGGCCCCCAAGGGCGTTCTGTTGAAGATCGAGGCCAAGGGCCTGACCCCCGGCTGGCACGGCTTGCACTTTCACGAGAAGGGCGACTGCTCCAAGGCCGACTTCACCTCGGCCGGCGCCCACGTCCATGGCGCGGACAAGGCCGTGCATGGTCTCCTGAACGCCCAGGCCAACGAGTCGGGCGACCTGCCGAACCTCCACGTCGGCGCTGACGGCATGGGCATGGCCGAGGTCTTCACGACCATGGTTTCGATCAAGGGCGCCGAGGGCCGCGCCACGCTTCTCGACGCAGACGGCTCGGCCGTGGTGGTCCACGCCAGCCCCGACGACCACATGAGCCAGCCGATCGGCGGCGCCGGCGCCCGCGTCGCCTGTGGCGTGGTGAAGTAACAAGCAGGCTGCAGCGCTCCCGCGGAGGGGGCGGTGCTCGCCGGTCAGACGCGTCATCAGCACCTCGCAGCGCTTGCTGAAGCCCGGGCTTTCGTAGAGAGCGATGGCGCCGGTGTTGCTGGCGTAGGCGTGCAGGAGGGCGACGTCGCCGTAGGTCGAAATCAGAGCTGCCAGATCGGCGAAGCTCGTCTCCGACACGTCGTCAGCACGGCGAAATTCGCGCAGGCCGCTCAAGGTCGTGGGCGAGGTCGCCGACTGAACCGGCCATTCGCTGAAGGCCCTGCAGACGATGCACGACCACCTGGCGCAGTTAAAGGCTCAGAGGATCGAGGCGATAGAGGACTAAGCCTGAGCGGATTGCGCTGGCCAGAAGGCTAGGCCCGCCGCCCCGCGGCGCCGGCGTTGCTCACGCCGAGGGCTGACATGGCCGCCTTGACGATGCCTTCGGCGTCGAGACCGGCCTGGGCGTACATGACCTCGGGCTTGTCCTGGTCCTGGAAGATGTCCGGAAGGGTCAGGGTCCGGACCTTCAGGCCGCGATCCAGCGCGCCGTGCTCGGCCAGCGCCTGCAGCACAAAGCCGCCGAAGCCGCCGATCGCGCCTTCCTCAACGGTGATCAGCGCCTCGTGGTGGCGCGCCAATTGCAGCAGCAACTCGATATCCAGCGGCTTGGCGAAGCGGGCGTCGGCGACGGTGGCCGACAGGCCGCGGGCGGCCAACAGGTCGGCGGCCTTCAGGGCCTCGCCGAGACGCGCGCCGAAGGAGACGATGGCCACGGCCGAGCCCTCGCGGACGATGCGGCCCTTGCCGATCTCCAGGGGCTCGGGGTTCAGCGGGATTTCGACGCCCAGGCCCTCGCCGCGGGGATAACGGAAGGCGCTCGGCCGGTCGTCGATCGCTGCGGCGGTGACCACCATGCGCGCCAGTTCCGCCTCGTCGCCCGCCGCCATCAGCACCATGCCGGGCAGCGCGCCCATGAA
This is a stretch of genomic DNA from Phenylobacterium immobile (ATCC 35973). It encodes these proteins:
- a CDS encoding ABC transporter ATP-binding protein, which codes for MAESVIDLESVAKRYGRQSALDGVSLSVPRGQFVALVGGSGSGKTSLLKSINRLSKPDEGLVRVLGEDVTGLPAHVLRRRIGYAFQEVGLFPHMTIAENLAIGPKLAGWNAGRVKARIGELLDLVALPQEMANRAPSELSGGQRQRIGVARALAAEPAIMLLDEPFGALDPLIREALGDDYRALHERLGLTTVMVTHDMAEAVLLADRIVVLKSGRIVADGAPGVLLATTTDPDARALLEAPRRQATRLAARLGTQGAGVSA
- a CDS encoding superoxide dismutase family protein, with the translated sequence MHKLIIAAVSAALLAAPAVAQTPAAAKPAVASAKLAGPAGADLGMVTFTEAPKGVLLKIEAKGLTPGWHGLHFHEKGDCSKADFTSAGAHVHGADKAVHGLLNAQANESGDLPNLHVGADGMGMAEVFTTMVSIKGAEGRATLLDADGSAVVVHASPDDHMSQPIGGAGARVACGVVK